The proteins below come from a single Pseudarthrobacter sp. SSS035 genomic window:
- a CDS encoding DUF4244 domain-containing protein, with product MTIIQNSLSAAPAPELSTGVAGTPAWDSVVLATAGLGACTCQREEAPEAAGNVVELYPGASEAKTRRPRLTASEAGMATAEYAIATLAAVGFAGLLVFILRSDEVRGFLLNLIRTALALP from the coding sequence ATGACTATCATCCAAAACAGCCTTTCCGCCGCCCCTGCGCCGGAGCTCAGCACGGGAGTTGCGGGTACCCCCGCATGGGACTCCGTAGTACTTGCCACTGCAGGACTGGGCGCTTGTACCTGCCAACGGGAGGAGGCCCCAGAGGCCGCTGGCAACGTCGTGGAGCTTTACCCCGGTGCCAGCGAGGCGAAAACGCGCCGGCCCCGGCTCACAGCTTCAGAGGCCGGAATGGCGACGGCCGAATACGCCATAGCCACCCTTGCCGCGGTTGGCTTCGCCGGACTTCTCGTCTTCATTCTCCGCAGCGACGAAGTGCGCGGATTCCTGCTGAACCTCATCCGCACGGCGCTGGCCTTGCCATGA
- a CDS encoding TadE family type IV pilus minor pilin, whose amino-acid sequence MSLPPAALPRADDRSSRCGRCRNQGVETRGALGPAAALRRRFRRWRRGPGTAHGAVTAEFAVALPAVLLLLALLLAGASAGVTQLRLEEAARAGARALARGEDAASVQGIVRTLAGTSATASVGTEGEWLSVTVADGVGGPLGATVPWTLTAKATTRSETPAAAANPGLEPVGAPEEAPL is encoded by the coding sequence ATGAGTCTGCCGCCGGCAGCGCTGCCACGGGCCGATGACCGGAGCAGCCGCTGTGGCCGCTGCCGGAACCAGGGCGTGGAAACCCGCGGGGCGCTGGGACCGGCGGCGGCGTTACGTCGCCGGTTCCGTCGCTGGCGCCGTGGGCCGGGGACTGCCCACGGCGCCGTGACGGCGGAGTTCGCGGTAGCGCTGCCGGCAGTACTGTTGCTCCTCGCACTGCTCCTGGCGGGAGCCTCCGCGGGCGTCACGCAGCTCAGGCTCGAGGAGGCGGCGCGGGCCGGCGCCAGGGCGCTGGCCCGTGGCGAGGACGCGGCTTCCGTGCAGGGGATCGTCAGGACCTTGGCGGGGACGTCGGCAACGGCGTCTGTCGGGACTGAAGGTGAGTGGCTCAGCGTTACGGTGGCCGACGGTGTGGGCGGGCCACTGGGGGCAACTGTGCCCTGGACGCTCACGGCCAAGGCCACCACGCGGAGCGAAACGCCAGCTGCCGCGGCCAATCCGGGGTTGGAGCCGGTCGGGGCCCCGGAGGAGGCGCCGTTGTGA
- a CDS encoding Rv3654c family TadE-like protein produces MNRQFRDNPERGSGTVLAAGLALVVIMAMALMLLFAQSAVMASRAAAAADLAALAAADALRGITSGDPCTVAAEVAARHDAALVSCTEGAGQTVRVRTELNARTLVGAATGQSRAGPPP; encoded by the coding sequence GTGAACAGGCAATTCCGGGACAATCCGGAGCGCGGTTCGGGGACAGTGCTGGCTGCGGGACTGGCGCTGGTTGTCATCATGGCGATGGCCCTGATGTTGTTGTTCGCCCAGTCCGCGGTGATGGCCAGCAGGGCAGCGGCAGCGGCGGACCTCGCTGCCCTTGCCGCGGCCGATGCCCTGCGCGGGATCACGTCCGGAGACCCCTGCACCGTGGCCGCCGAGGTAGCAGCCCGCCATGATGCGGCACTCGTCAGCTGTACGGAAGGGGCCGGCCAGACCGTCAGGGTCCGAACGGAGCTGAATGCACGCACACTGGTTGGCGCCGCCACCGGTCAGTCGCGGGCCGGACCGCCGCCCTGA